One Leptolyngbya ohadii IS1 genomic window carries:
- a CDS encoding glycosyltransferase, with the protein MARFLLGTIPIIGHVSPAIPIVRELVKRGYQVCWYTGRAFQAAIEAIGARFVPICSWTDYSDLSNISPALMQQRETLQGAKQLKFDLKNFFIEPAQGQTKDLADILDDFPVDILLADSMFLGIS; encoded by the coding sequence ATGGCTCGTTTTTTACTCGGAACAATTCCGATCATTGGGCATGTCAGTCCGGCTATACCCATTGTGCGGGAATTAGTCAAACGGGGATATCAAGTGTGCTGGTACACAGGGCGGGCTTTTCAAGCTGCGATCGAGGCGATTGGAGCACGATTCGTCCCGATTTGCAGTTGGACGGACTATTCAGACCTGAGCAACATTTCGCCTGCTTTAATGCAGCAGCGAGAAACCCTTCAGGGCGCGAAACAGTTGAAGTTTGACCTAAAGAATTTTTTCATCGAACCCGCTCAAGGACAAACCAAAGACCTTGCAGACATTCTGGATGACTTTCCTGTCGATATTCTGCTGGCGGACTCGATGTTCCTCGGAATCTCTTGA
- a CDS encoding CHASE2 domain-containing protein yields MALSPANYGRSLQNATQANRRKVRILAILGDAEEIDIESDRRFLEQLSQSKITFLVEPDRPTLNQQLWQGQWDVLFFAGHSSSQGQRQMQINSREYLTIEQLQYGLRAAIANGLKLAIFNSCDGLALARDLADLHLPQVIVMREPVPDFVAQAFLKSFLAAFSGGRSLYTSVRQAREQLQGWEDTFPCATWLPVICQNPAEVPSLWTDWCSSPPFTPPPLSCKDGQTILLRWLLATGLIAAVRWFGWLQPLELAAFDRLMQLRPPELPDPRLLVIRVTEADLQAEGQALRQGSLSDRTLSQLLQKIEQAQPRVIGLDLYRDFSASPELLPLLQSDRLVAICKRPDADADPTGVLPPPEVEESRLGFSDFVQDEDGAVRRHLFMSPNPASPCTASYALSTQLAFRYLYSLGITPQFMPTGDLQLGSVTFSLLHSRTSGYQPTDARGGQILLNYRAAPKQADIAQQVTAAQVLVGQVNAAAIKDRIVLIGVDAPSVGDRWSTSYGSGFQEQLPGVTMHAQMTSQILSTVLDRRPQLWVWSAWIEAIWIAVWAIIVSGLMWLFRRPFYRLGGIALCLLFITGFCFTLLLGGGWIPLVPATGAVLLGAVLSYYRSPFKG; encoded by the coding sequence TTGGCACTCAGTCCCGCCAACTACGGACGATCGCTCCAGAACGCGACCCAGGCAAACCGTCGTAAAGTTCGCATTCTTGCCATTCTGGGGGATGCTGAGGAAATTGATATCGAGTCCGATCGTCGTTTTCTAGAGCAATTGTCCCAAAGCAAAATCACCTTTCTGGTCGAACCCGATCGCCCCACGCTAAACCAGCAGCTCTGGCAGGGGCAGTGGGATGTGCTGTTCTTTGCGGGACATAGCTCCAGTCAGGGACAGAGACAGATGCAGATCAACAGCAGGGAATATCTAACCATCGAGCAGCTTCAGTACGGGTTACGGGCGGCGATTGCCAATGGCTTGAAGCTGGCAATTTTTAACTCCTGCGATGGACTGGCACTGGCGCGAGATTTAGCAGATCTGCACCTGCCCCAAGTGATTGTGATGCGCGAACCCGTCCCTGATTTTGTGGCTCAGGCGTTTCTCAAATCCTTTCTCGCCGCCTTTTCTGGGGGACGATCGCTCTACACTTCTGTTCGACAGGCGCGGGAGCAGTTGCAGGGGTGGGAGGACACCTTTCCCTGTGCTACCTGGTTGCCTGTTATCTGTCAAAACCCCGCAGAGGTTCCTTCGCTCTGGACAGATTGGTGTAGCAGTCCGCCTTTTACGCCGCCTCCCCTAAGCTGCAAAGACGGGCAAACTATTCTGCTGCGGTGGCTCCTGGCAACGGGACTGATTGCAGCAGTGCGGTGGTTCGGATGGCTGCAACCCCTCGAACTGGCAGCCTTCGATCGCCTGATGCAGCTTCGCCCCCCTGAATTGCCCGATCCCCGATTGCTGGTCATTCGCGTTACGGAAGCCGACCTTCAAGCCGAGGGGCAGGCACTCCGGCAGGGATCGCTGTCCGATCGCACATTGAGCCAACTGCTACAAAAAATCGAGCAAGCTCAACCGCGTGTGATTGGTCTGGATTTATACCGTGACTTCTCCGCCAGTCCGGAACTGCTGCCCCTCCTTCAGTCCGATCGCCTAGTTGCAATCTGCAAACGTCCCGATGCTGACGCAGATCCGACTGGAGTGCTGCCGCCGCCAGAAGTCGAGGAATCCCGTTTGGGGTTTAGCGATTTTGTGCAGGATGAGGATGGGGCAGTTCGCCGCCACCTCTTTATGAGTCCCAATCCGGCTTCGCCCTGCACTGCATCCTATGCCCTCAGTACCCAGCTTGCCTTTCGCTACCTGTATAGCCTCGGTATCACACCGCAATTCATGCCTACAGGCGATCTGCAACTCGGTTCTGTGACGTTTTCTCTGCTCCATTCCCGCACCAGCGGCTATCAACCTACGGATGCTCGCGGGGGTCAAATTCTGCTGAATTACCGCGCTGCTCCCAAACAAGCAGACATTGCACAGCAGGTCACGGCTGCCCAGGTACTTGTGGGACAGGTGAATGCAGCCGCGATTAAAGACCGGATTGTTTTGATTGGGGTGGATGCGCCGAGTGTGGGCGATCGCTGGAGCACGTCCTATGGCAGTGGCTTTCAAGAACAGCTCCCTGGTGTCACTATGCACGCTCAAATGACCAGTCAAATTCTGAGTACGGTGCTCGATCGCCGTCCGCAGCTCTGGGTCTGGTCTGCCTGGATTGAGGCAATCTGGATAGCAGTCTGGGCAATCATTGTCAGCGGACTAATGTGGCTATTTCGTCGTCCCTTCTACCGACTGGGCGGGATCGCCCTTTGCCTGCTGTTCATCACCGGGTTTTGCTTTACGCTGCTGCTGGGAGGCGGATGGATTCCCCTCGTTCCGGCAACTGGTGCGGTATTGCTGGGCGCTGTTTTATCCTATTATCGATCGCCTTTCAAAGGATGA
- a CDS encoding hybrid sensor histidine kinase/response regulator encodes MVVPFVVQLVVAVSLTGWLSLQTGQRAVNQVATQLRNETSNRIRDRLDGYLQAPHRINQSHAEAIRLGHIDPNNIPRLEDQFWRAIQLYTTVSSIGFGSANGSYVASDRRGTLIRRGYKDGRFPETALRMYDADANGKPTRLGYTGRPSYDPRKRPWYQLGQSSPNGRWTDIFTYSAQPIYVISAVRAVSDPSGQFRGVLVTDLILSDISQFLQTLDIGQTGEAFIIERSGQLIADSSTNQPFRVQNGKAERLPATASSDPLIQNAAQFLNRQFSDLNGIQEVQQLDFSIHGERQFVQVLPYTDDRGLDWLIVVVIPEADFMQQIHDNVRTTVWLCLAALGTAIAIGLLTSRKLVRPIARLAAAATLAANGKWDRNLSLEREDELGVLADAFNRMAGQLRESLNALEEREAKLTEAQRVAHVGNWEYTPDTQMASWSEEMFRIYGLEPQPSPPPSNEWIHMVHPEDQSFVQQTVASSIENNEAFEIDFRIIQPDGTLRVVNTKGQPRQNEQGQVAQLFGTILDITERKHAETALRESEERARHLLQQEQLAREEAERVNRVKDEFLAILSHELRSPLNPILGWARLLQTRQFDAKKTSEALAIIERNAQLQTQLIDDLLDVARILRGKLSLKAAPVDLTVVIEAAIDTVNTAAAAKSIQIDSSLPPIGQVFGDATRLQQIVWNLLSNAIKFTPHGGQVKVELTRIEYSQEEWKSERLHEWLSNSPSSASDPPSFCAQVTVTDTGKGINPEFLPHIFESFRQEDASTTRHYGGLGLGLAIVRHLVEAHGGSIAAESPGEGLGATFIVKLPLLNVSPPPPSLPTLMDDTDLTGIRVLVVDDEKDARELLTVLLTQCGAEVFAVTSAAEVLTTLTTVQPDVLISDIGMPNVDGYALLQQVRSLPPESGGQIPAIALTAYAGEIDQQRALQVGFQQHITKPIHSNHLTQAIATLAHTSRIIPSSSGTGDLHLTR; translated from the coding sequence ATGGTCGTTCCATTCGTGGTGCAGTTAGTTGTTGCTGTCAGCTTAACAGGATGGTTATCTCTTCAGACAGGGCAGCGTGCTGTTAATCAAGTTGCCACCCAACTGCGCAACGAAACGTCTAATCGGATTCGCGATCGCCTCGATGGCTATTTGCAAGCTCCCCATCGCATCAATCAGTCTCATGCAGAAGCGATTCGTTTAGGACATATCGATCCAAATAATATTCCTCGCTTGGAGGATCAGTTTTGGAGAGCCATTCAACTCTACACCACAGTGAGTTCGATTGGGTTTGGTAGTGCTAATGGCAGCTATGTAGCCAGCGATCGCCGGGGAACGCTCATCCGCAGGGGGTATAAAGATGGGCGCTTTCCTGAGACAGCTCTACGCATGTATGACGCGGATGCGAACGGCAAACCTACTCGCCTGGGATACACCGGTAGACCCAGCTACGACCCCCGTAAACGCCCCTGGTATCAATTAGGGCAATCCTCCCCGAACGGGCGGTGGACGGATATCTTCACCTACTCTGCCCAACCCATCTACGTTATCTCAGCAGTTCGGGCGGTGTCCGACCCATCAGGGCAGTTTCGGGGAGTTCTCGTTACCGATCTCATCCTGTCAGACATCAGCCAGTTTCTCCAAACCCTGGACATCGGTCAAACCGGAGAAGCGTTCATCATTGAACGATCGGGACAATTAATTGCTGACTCCAGCACGAACCAACCCTTTCGGGTTCAGAATGGCAAAGCTGAGCGACTTCCCGCTACCGCCAGTTCCGATCCCCTAATTCAGAATGCTGCCCAATTTCTGAACCGCCAATTTAGCGATCTGAACGGAATTCAAGAGGTTCAACAGCTTGATTTCTCTATTCATGGAGAACGACAATTTGTCCAGGTCTTGCCCTATACCGACGATCGCGGGTTGGACTGGTTAATTGTGGTCGTCATTCCCGAAGCAGATTTCATGCAGCAGATCCACGACAATGTTCGCACGACGGTGTGGCTTTGTCTGGCAGCTTTAGGAACTGCGATCGCCATTGGATTACTCACCTCCCGCAAGCTGGTACGCCCCATTGCCAGACTCGCCGCTGCCGCTACCCTTGCAGCCAATGGGAAATGGGACAGAAACCTCTCTCTGGAACGAGAGGATGAATTGGGCGTATTAGCAGATGCCTTTAACCGGATGGCGGGGCAATTGCGCGAATCTCTCAACGCTCTGGAAGAACGAGAAGCCAAACTGACAGAAGCCCAGCGCGTCGCTCATGTCGGAAATTGGGAATATACCCCAGACACGCAAATGGCAAGCTGGTCAGAAGAGATGTTCCGTATTTATGGGCTAGAACCACAGCCCAGCCCCCCGCCTTCAAACGAGTGGATTCACATGGTTCATCCAGAGGATCAGTCCTTTGTGCAGCAAACCGTTGCATCCAGTATTGAGAATAACGAAGCGTTTGAAATTGACTTTCGTATTATTCAGCCTGATGGAACCCTGCGCGTTGTCAACACCAAAGGACAGCCTCGCCAAAACGAGCAGGGGCAGGTTGCTCAGCTCTTCGGCACCATTCTAGACATTACCGAGCGCAAACACGCCGAAACCGCGCTGCGAGAAAGCGAAGAACGCGCTCGCCATCTCCTGCAACAGGAACAATTAGCACGGGAAGAAGCAGAACGCGTCAATCGAGTAAAGGACGAGTTTCTCGCCATTCTTTCCCATGAACTGCGATCGCCCCTCAATCCCATTCTGGGATGGGCAAGACTATTGCAAACTCGTCAATTTGATGCCAAGAAAACCTCTGAAGCGTTAGCGATTATTGAGCGTAACGCCCAGTTACAAACTCAGTTAATTGACGATCTGTTAGATGTCGCCCGAATTCTTCGAGGTAAGCTGAGTCTCAAAGCCGCTCCTGTTGATCTCACCGTTGTCATTGAAGCGGCAATCGACACCGTAAATACGGCTGCGGCTGCCAAATCCATTCAAATTGATTCCAGCCTCCCCCCGATTGGACAGGTTTTTGGAGATGCAACTCGTCTCCAGCAAATTGTATGGAACCTGCTGTCGAATGCCATCAAGTTCACTCCCCATGGTGGGCAGGTCAAGGTCGAGCTGACCAGGATAGAGTACAGCCAGGAAGAATGGAAAAGCGAAAGACTGCATGAGTGGCTTAGCAATTCCCCATCCTCTGCCTCTGATCCTCCAAGCTTCTGTGCCCAAGTGACTGTCACCGATACCGGCAAAGGCATCAATCCTGAGTTCCTGCCCCACATCTTTGAATCGTTTCGCCAGGAAGATGCCTCCACCACACGTCACTATGGGGGGCTAGGGTTAGGGCTGGCGATCGTGCGTCATCTGGTAGAAGCGCATGGCGGCAGCATTGCAGCAGAGAGTCCAGGTGAAGGGTTAGGGGCTACGTTCATCGTAAAACTGCCGCTCCTTAACGTTTCTCCACCGCCGCCTTCCCTCCCCACCTTGATGGATGATACCGATCTCACCGGGATTCGAGTCCTGGTAGTAGACGATGAAAAAGATGCCCGCGAACTGCTCACCGTTCTACTGACCCAATGTGGAGCGGAGGTATTTGCTGTAACCTCGGCTGCTGAAGTCCTCACGACCCTAACTACTGTTCAACCCGACGTGCTCATTAGTGACATCGGAATGCCCAATGTAGATGGCTACGCCCTACTACAGCAGGTGCGATCGCTCCCTCCTGAAAGCGGTGGACAAATTCCTGCGATCGCCCTGACCGCTTACGCTGGAGAGATTGATCAGCAACGGGCGCTGCAAGTGGGCTTTCAACAACACATCACCAAGCCCATCCATTCCAACCATCTCACTCAAGCGATCGCAACCCTTGCTCACACCAGTCGCATCATCCCATCCTCCAGCGGGACTGGCGATCTTCATCTGACCCGATGA
- a CDS encoding SDR family oxidoreductase: protein MILVTGATGNNGLEILKRLASQNVQVRAMVRDRDRARAIADLGIEMVEADFDRPETLPSALAGVDRAFLVTNSTEHAEAQQLAFVEAAKQSGVKHIVKLSQFAANADSPVRFLRYHAAVESAIQATQMAYTFLRPNLFMQGLLNFRSLIVEQNTFYAAIGDAKVSVVDVRDIADVAVAALTEAGHEGKIYDLTGSQALTHTEMAEYLSAALKRQIAFVDIPPEQMREAMVGFGMPDWQADGLIEDYAHYRRNEAAAIALGIEDVTGKAPRQFKDFARDYVTAFRTCQEISLISQ from the coding sequence ATGATCCTAGTAACGGGCGCAACTGGAAATAACGGGCTGGAGATACTCAAGCGTCTCGCCTCGCAAAACGTTCAGGTTCGCGCGATGGTGCGTGATCGAGATCGAGCCAGGGCAATTGCAGATTTGGGCATCGAAATGGTCGAGGCTGATTTCGATCGCCCTGAAACACTGCCCTCTGCCCTGGCAGGAGTCGATCGAGCCTTTCTCGTCACCAACTCAACAGAACACGCCGAAGCACAACAACTTGCGTTTGTCGAAGCAGCAAAACAAAGCGGTGTCAAGCACATCGTTAAACTGTCGCAGTTCGCCGCCAATGCTGACTCCCCCGTGCGTTTTTTGCGCTACCATGCGGCTGTCGAATCGGCGATCCAAGCAACCCAGATGGCGTATACGTTTCTGCGCCCCAATCTGTTTATGCAGGGCTTGTTAAACTTCCGATCGTTGATCGTTGAGCAAAACACCTTTTACGCTGCGATCGGTGATGCGAAGGTGAGCGTAGTAGATGTCCGCGATATTGCTGACGTTGCTGTCGCTGCTCTGACCGAAGCTGGGCATGAAGGAAAGATTTACGATCTTACGGGTTCGCAGGCGCTAACACATACCGAGATGGCAGAATATCTCTCGGCTGCCCTAAAGCGTCAGATTGCGTTTGTCGATATTCCACCCGAACAGATGCGGGAAGCAATGGTTGGCTTTGGAATGCCAGATTGGCAAGCCGATGGACTAATTGAAGATTACGCCCATTATCGACGCAATGAGGCAGCAGCGATCGCTTTAGGGATAGAGGATGTGACTGGTAAAGCACCGCGTCAGTTTAAGGACTTTGCTCGCGATTATGTAACAGCATTTAGGACTTGTCAAGAAATAAGCTTGATAAGTCAGTGA
- a CDS encoding GOLPH3/VPS74 family protein: protein MQYLSQDLILLALNPQTGKTRFSWYAALEYGLVGSLLLDLVLRGKLEIDSDNRVIAAISALRNSAGTAGNTGDEFLDRHLNEVLASSRPRTARFWVTRWRRRYRWFQPIVLQNLVDLGILQRQEQRILGLFPTQRYFLTDESIQREIVQQVRAAVLEGTGLDSRMAALISLMQASHLTDAVFRPEERPEARSQIQSIAEGELVGKAVSKAIFTIQAATILGTVNVR from the coding sequence ATGCAATATCTTTCACAGGACTTAATCCTGCTTGCACTCAATCCCCAAACGGGGAAAACTCGCTTCTCTTGGTACGCAGCACTCGAATATGGCTTGGTCGGTTCTTTGTTACTAGACTTAGTCCTGCGAGGCAAACTTGAGATCGACAGCGACAATCGCGTGATCGCTGCGATTAGCGCTTTGCGCAACTCCGCAGGAACCGCAGGCAACACAGGCGATGAATTCTTAGATCGCCACCTCAATGAGGTTCTGGCATCGTCTCGACCTCGAACTGCAAGGTTCTGGGTAACTCGTTGGAGACGAAGATACAGATGGTTTCAGCCGATTGTGTTGCAGAACTTAGTTGATTTAGGGATTTTGCAACGACAAGAGCAACGCATTCTTGGACTGTTCCCAACGCAGCGATATTTTCTCACCGATGAATCCATTCAACGCGAGATTGTCCAGCAAGTTCGTGCAGCCGTTTTAGAAGGCACTGGACTGGATTCTCGCATGGCAGCGCTGATTAGTTTGATGCAAGCCTCTCATCTGACCGATGCGGTGTTCAGACCTGAAGAACGTCCTGAAGCGCGATCGCAAATTCAGTCGATCGCAGAAGGGGAGTTGGTTGGCAAAGCAGTTTCAAAGGCAATTTTTACCATTCAAGCAGCCACGATTTTAGGCACAGTCAATGTCAGATGA
- a CDS encoding IS4 family transposase, with the protein MNQVTLLRHALRPHLAWHGAGLSFVAAFLIALLRVKTVNFAELATAFSGEAQTDSHYKRLQRFFRDYELNYAELAQAVVNLMAIPEPWTLSLDRTEWQFGNCVFNILMLGVVHEGVAFPVVWCWLDKRGNSNRDERIALFNQFLERFGERELACLTADREFVGKDWFEYLLSHPLTPFRIRIRENYKLSNGSTCQKAKVLFADLAVGQTKILRHKRRLWGHWVYIAAVRFEDNSLLIVATPSAPKSAISDYAKRWSIETLFGIFKTRGFCLESTHLTEPEEHKPLRIKKHGRRAKSIFRYRFDHLRCIVLNLDHKMNDFSHALQLLSCT; encoded by the coding sequence ATGAATCAGGTTACTCTACTTCGTCATGCTTTGCGTCCTCATTTGGCTTGGCACGGTGCGGGACTGAGCTTTGTCGCTGCTTTTCTCATCGCCCTGCTGCGAGTCAAAACCGTCAACTTTGCCGAGCTAGCGACCGCTTTTAGCGGTGAGGCTCAGACCGATTCCCACTACAAACGCCTACAACGCTTCTTCCGAGATTACGAACTCAACTATGCTGAACTCGCTCAAGCCGTGGTCAACCTAATGGCAATCCCCGAACCCTGGACCCTATCGCTTGACCGCACCGAGTGGCAATTCGGCAATTGTGTGTTCAACATCCTGATGCTGGGAGTCGTGCATGAGGGGGTTGCCTTTCCGGTCGTGTGGTGTTGGTTGGACAAACGGGGTAATTCCAATCGGGATGAACGCATCGCCCTGTTCAATCAGTTTTTAGAGCGGTTTGGGGAGCGGGAGTTAGCTTGCTTGACGGCAGACCGAGAGTTTGTGGGCAAGGACTGGTTTGAGTATCTGCTGAGCCACCCCTTGACCCCGTTTCGGATTCGGATTCGCGAGAATTATAAGCTGAGCAATGGTTCCACCTGCCAAAAAGCGAAAGTTTTATTTGCGGATTTGGCAGTGGGACAAACGAAGATACTGCGGCACAAGCGACGGTTGTGGGGTCATTGGGTTTATATTGCTGCGGTGCGGTTCGAAGACAACTCCCTCCTGATTGTGGCAACGCCAAGCGCACCCAAGTCTGCAATCTCTGATTACGCTAAACGCTGGTCAATTGAAACGCTATTTGGCATCTTCAAAACCCGTGGATTTTGCCTAGAATCGACGCATCTGACTGAGCCTGAGGAGCACAAGCCTTTGAGGATCAAAAAGCATGGACGCAGAGCCAAAAGCATCTTCCGCTACAGGTTCGACCACCTCCGCTGCATCGTTCTCAACCTAGACCACAAGATGAATGATTTCAGCCACGCTCTACAACTTTTGTCCTGTACTTAG
- a CDS encoding stage II sporulation protein M, translated as MSRKTIATKDQSPQQPLTPSVKHPLRRFLRKPFQIIGTNFRAYLTINAIVYGLVIIGLVAAMVFPNLNATQVAIQEDNGTADLVRSLFNNPWLFALTILGVNLTTGTLWIVLPSLIVPFAGIAIFAYKTFTLGLAMAPTTKIMAVALIPHSLTILIEFQAYALLMFGAYILGRSWVRPATIGTRNHRQGYVRGLQQLGWLSLSTLPLFIVGAIWEAFSLRYLVHPLTQWLL; from the coding sequence ATGTCACGCAAAACGATCGCTACCAAAGACCAGTCTCCACAACAACCACTTACTCCCAGTGTCAAACATCCGCTTCGGCGATTTCTTCGCAAACCCTTTCAGATCATTGGCACTAATTTTCGCGCCTACCTCACCATCAACGCCATTGTGTATGGCTTAGTCATCATCGGGTTGGTAGCGGCGATGGTCTTCCCCAACCTGAACGCAACTCAGGTAGCCATCCAGGAAGACAACGGAACGGCGGATCTTGTCCGATCGCTATTCAATAACCCCTGGCTTTTTGCGCTGACTATCCTGGGAGTCAACCTCACGACCGGCACGCTGTGGATCGTGCTCCCTTCGCTGATCGTTCCCTTCGCTGGCATCGCCATATTTGCGTATAAGACGTTCACTCTCGGCTTAGCTATGGCTCCAACTACCAAGATTATGGCGGTGGCACTGATCCCGCACTCGCTGACGATACTCATCGAATTCCAGGCTTACGCCCTCCTGATGTTTGGCGCATACATCCTGGGTCGGTCTTGGGTTCGCCCCGCAACCATCGGCACTCGGAACCATCGTCAGGGTTACGTTCGTGGGCTGCAACAGCTCGGTTGGCTGAGTCTGTCCACGCTCCCACTGTTCATCGTCGGCGCGATCTGGGAGGCGTTCTCGCTCCGCTACCTGGTTCATCCGCTGACCCAATGGTTATTGTAG
- a CDS encoding transposase translates to MVGSFRQRLSSLPDKRTGKNTRYGMEDAALSAFSVFFTQTPSFLAYQRMMEGSKGKSNAQSLFGVHQIPSDNQIRDLLDSVAPEHVFPVFEEILQGLEQQGQLADFRSTADTLLIALDGTEYFSSSQIHCANCSKRTLKSGETHYFHSVITPVIVCPGQSHVIPLVPEFIVPQDGHDKQDCENAAAKRWLAQQGQRWSGLNVTVLGDDLYCRQPLCQQLLDQQFNFILVCRPESHTTLYEHLAGIALPTVTTKRWTGKVEETYTYRYLNSVPLRDSEDALLVNWCEVTVSRPDGKVTYQNSFATNHSLSNENVAQIVLAGRTRWKVENENNNTLKTKGYNLEHNFGHGKQHLSSLLATLNILSLLFHTLLELLDQKYKLLRSHLPTRKTFFDDLRALTRYMYFDSWDHLLTFMLEGLELDIPPNTS, encoded by the coding sequence ATAGTCGGTTCTTTTCGCCAGCGACTGTCCTCGCTACCGGACAAACGGACTGGCAAGAATACTCGCTATGGAATGGAAGATGCAGCTTTAAGCGCGTTTAGCGTGTTTTTCACCCAGACCCCTTCATTTCTGGCATATCAGCGGATGATGGAGGGCAGCAAAGGCAAAAGCAATGCTCAAAGCCTGTTTGGTGTCCATCAGATTCCCAGCGACAACCAAATCCGGGACTTGTTAGATTCGGTAGCACCTGAGCACGTGTTTCCGGTGTTTGAGGAAATCTTGCAGGGGTTAGAGCAGCAGGGGCAGTTAGCGGACTTCCGCTCTACTGCGGATACTCTGTTGATTGCCTTGGATGGCACCGAATACTTCAGTTCAAGCCAAATTCACTGCGCTAACTGTTCAAAGCGCACGCTGAAGTCGGGAGAAACTCACTACTTCCATAGCGTTATCACGCCGGTCATCGTCTGTCCGGGACAGAGCCACGTGATCCCCTTGGTTCCTGAGTTCATCGTGCCGCAGGATGGACATGACAAGCAGGACTGTGAGAATGCCGCCGCGAAACGCTGGTTGGCGCAGCAGGGGCAACGCTGGAGTGGCTTGAACGTCACTGTTCTAGGGGACGACCTTTATTGCCGCCAGCCCTTATGCCAGCAGCTTTTAGACCAGCAGTTCAACTTTATCCTGGTGTGTCGTCCCGAATCCCACACCACCCTCTATGAGCATCTTGCAGGCATTGCTCTGCCAACCGTCACGACCAAGCGGTGGACCGGGAAAGTTGAGGAGACCTATACCTACCGCTATCTCAACTCAGTGCCTCTAAGAGATAGCGAGGATGCTTTGTTGGTTAACTGGTGTGAGGTCACAGTCAGTCGTCCTGACGGCAAGGTGACGTATCAGAATTCGTTTGCCACCAATCACTCTCTGAGCAATGAAAACGTAGCCCAGATCGTTCTGGCAGGGCGTACCCGTTGGAAGGTCGAAAACGAGAATAACAACACGCTTAAGACTAAGGGCTACAATCTGGAACACAATTTCGGGCACGGGAAACAGCACCTCTCCTCACTGCTTGCGACCCTGAATATCCTGTCCCTGCTATTCCACACGTTGTTGGAGTTGCTCGACCAGAAGTACAAGCTGCTGCGATCTCACTTGCCGACACGTAAGACCTTTTTTGATGACTTGCGGGCGTTAACCCGTTACATGTATTTCGACAGTTGGGATCATCTGCTCACCTTCATGCTCGAAGGGCTAGAGCTAGACATTCCGCCCAATACCAGTTGA
- a CDS encoding DUF928 domain-containing protein: MPSQFLDFLIENRTVPFTLRFLRLTLTTFWLTLTILSSPALALPQFVPPPPPYRGEPGNRPQGGGTRSPECDRYTNLTPLVPSVPVGNGSMLWGLTTMARPTLWITAPVGLTAGTLIKLTLRGSNDRTVYESTQTTIATLPGSFSLSPTTPALQEGETYRWTVSIFCDPEVPDVPIQIKGSIQRVAVPASLREALNTDDPLQHSEAYAQAGIWYDTLTVLGSQYQQTAGREIADAWLSLLQQVGLERSSHLPIGSCCR; this comes from the coding sequence ATGCCCTCCCAATTCCTTGATTTCCTGATCGAGAACAGGACAGTTCCCTTTACGCTGCGTTTTCTACGACTGACGCTAACAACGTTCTGGCTCACGCTGACGATTTTGAGCAGTCCGGCTCTCGCTTTGCCGCAGTTCGTCCCGCCGCCGCCCCCCTACCGTGGCGAACCGGGAAACCGACCTCAGGGAGGAGGCACACGCAGTCCAGAGTGCGATCGCTACACCAATTTGACGCCACTTGTGCCCAGCGTTCCAGTTGGAAACGGCTCTATGCTTTGGGGGTTGACGACAATGGCGCGACCGACGCTCTGGATTACTGCCCCAGTTGGGCTGACAGCCGGAACACTGATTAAACTGACACTGCGCGGTAGTAACGATCGCACGGTTTATGAGTCGACGCAAACGACGATCGCCACTTTGCCGGGCAGTTTCAGCCTGTCTCCCACGACTCCTGCGCTACAAGAAGGAGAAACTTATCGCTGGACGGTATCCATCTTCTGTGATCCTGAAGTGCCAGATGTTCCGATCCAGATCAAAGGATCTATTCAGCGCGTGGCGGTTCCTGCAAGTCTGAGAGAAGCTTTGAACACGGATGATCCGCTTCAGCATTCTGAGGCATATGCTCAGGCAGGAATTTGGTATGACACGCTTACGGTTCTAGGAAGCCAGTATCAACAGACGGCGGGGCGAGAAATTGCTGATGCCTGGTTGAGCTTGCTGCAACAGGTTGGTTTGGAGCGATCGTCTCATTTGCCAATCGGGTCATGCTGTCGCTAA